One segment of bacterium DNA contains the following:
- the selA gene encoding L-seryl-tRNA(Sec) selenium transferase: MTAPRARASLSLLRKRVPVPQSACDLERSLQAIPPVDALLATPAFAALARRWRRDGLRRFLNLRLAEYRAALRAGHRPPLARAAFLRQQAPRWAADWRELCEQSTRRVINGSGVLLHTNLGRATLSERAQRELALAARWPVDLELDLATGERAARTRKVELLLALLTGAEAAFAVNNNAAALTLAVDTLARGRRLIVSRGEQVEIGGSFRLPEILERFAGRMVEVGTTNRTRRSDYAKAIAKRGDVLLKVHRSNFSQIGYVAEVTLAELVALGAEQGCPVIYDLGSGRFDPGAEWLGEPPLSEALAAGPDLISFSGDKVFGGPQAGILLGRTETVARLRANPLARALRLDKLNIAALQATLSDRLALAAPLPTTAMLDRERGAIEALARELARQLTAPPIAGLAIEVQTSAARSGGGAAAESDWPSAGLALRVAGCSAQRLAQRLRAARPALLGTVRREEFFLDLAAVSREELPEAARVLRRILAQAVKEGTRP, from the coding sequence TTGACGGCCCCTAGGGCCCGTGCTAGCCTGAGCCTTCTGCGAAAGCGAGTCCCCGTGCCCCAGTCCGCATGCGACCTCGAGCGGTCACTGCAGGCCATTCCGCCCGTCGACGCCCTCCTCGCCACGCCCGCCTTCGCGGCGCTGGCACGGCGCTGGCGGCGGGACGGCCTGCGGCGCTTCCTCAACCTGCGCCTGGCCGAATACCGCGCCGCCCTGCGCGCGGGCCACCGCCCGCCGCTCGCGCGCGCCGCCTTCCTTCGCCAGCAGGCGCCGCGCTGGGCGGCCGACTGGCGGGAACTCTGCGAGCAGAGCACCCGGCGCGTGATCAATGGCAGCGGTGTGCTTCTGCACACGAACCTCGGCCGCGCGACGCTCTCCGAGCGCGCCCAGCGCGAGCTCGCCCTCGCCGCGCGCTGGCCCGTCGATCTGGAGCTGGACCTGGCGACCGGCGAGCGCGCCGCGCGCACGCGCAAGGTCGAGCTGCTGCTCGCGCTGCTCACCGGCGCGGAAGCGGCCTTCGCCGTCAACAACAACGCGGCTGCGCTCACGCTCGCCGTCGATACCCTCGCGCGCGGGCGGCGCCTCATCGTCTCGCGCGGCGAGCAGGTGGAGATCGGCGGCTCCTTCCGCCTGCCGGAGATCCTCGAGCGCTTCGCCGGCCGCATGGTCGAGGTCGGCACCACCAACCGCACGCGGCGCAGCGACTACGCGAAGGCGATCGCCAAGCGCGGCGACGTGCTGCTCAAGGTGCACCGCAGCAACTTCAGCCAGATCGGCTACGTCGCCGAGGTGACGCTGGCCGAGCTGGTCGCTCTCGGCGCCGAGCAGGGCTGCCCGGTGATCTACGATCTCGGCAGCGGCCGCTTCGACCCGGGCGCCGAGTGGCTGGGTGAGCCGCCGCTGTCCGAGGCGCTCGCCGCCGGTCCCGACCTGATCAGCTTCAGCGGCGACAAGGTCTTCGGCGGACCGCAGGCGGGCATTCTGCTCGGCCGCACCGAGACGGTGGCCCGGCTCCGCGCCAATCCCCTTGCCCGCGCCCTGCGCCTGGACAAGCTGAACATCGCCGCTCTCCAGGCGACGCTCAGCGACCGCCTCGCCCTCGCGGCGCCCCTGCCGACGACCGCCATGCTCGATCGCGAGCGCGGCGCGATCGAGGCGCTCGCCCGCGAACTCGCGCGGCAGCTCACCGCGCCGCCGATCGCAGGCCTGGCCATCGAGGTGCAGACGAGCGCTGCGCGCAGCGGCGGCGGCGCCGCGGCGGAGAGCGACTGGCCCAGCGCCGGCCTCGCGCTGCGCGTGGCCGGCTGCTCGGCCCAGCGTCTCGCCCAGCGCCTGCGGGCGGCGCGGCCTGCGCTGCTCGGCACGGTGCGGCGCGAGGAGTTTTTCCTCGACTTGGCGGCGGTTTCCCGGGAAGAATTGCCGGAAGCGGCGCGCGTCCTGCGCCGCATCCTGGCCCAGGCGGTGAAGGAGGGGACCCGGCCGTGA
- a CDS encoding gamma carbonic anhydrase family protein, protein PNIQDGSILHVDAGFPLRIGDRVTVGHGAILHGCTIEDEALIGMGATVLNGATVGRGSLVAAGALVREGMQIPPFSLVAGVPAAIKRGLPEAQALAAHRASALHYAEGAARYRRGLAPVEEDADGR, encoded by the coding sequence CCCCGAACATCCAGGACGGCAGCATCCTGCACGTCGACGCCGGCTTCCCGCTGCGCATCGGGGATCGCGTCACGGTGGGACACGGGGCCATCCTCCACGGCTGCACGATCGAGGACGAAGCGCTGATCGGCATGGGAGCGACCGTGCTCAATGGCGCCACGGTGGGGCGCGGCAGCCTCGTCGCCGCGGGGGCACTCGTGCGCGAGGGCATGCAGATTCCGCCCTTCAGCCTCGTGGCCGGCGTTCCGGCCGCGATCAAGCGCGGCTTGCCCGAAGCGCAGGCCCTCGCCGCGCACCGGGCCTCGGCCCTTCACTACGCCGAGGGCGCGGCGCGCTATCGCCGCGGGCTGGCACCCGTCGAGGAGGACGCCGATGGCCGCTAG